Proteins encoded together in one Deinococcus irradiatisoli window:
- the proS gene encoding proline--tRNA ligase — protein MTDNKAQQYGVTPQSVDFNDWYNEVVKKADLADNSPVAGAMVIKPYGSALWERIVRWLDDRFKATNHESLVFPTLIPMSFIMKEADHVEGFAPELFTVNKIGTEVLAEPYVMRPTSETIIGHMWSQWLNSYRDLPFLHYQWGSVFRAELRTKAFLRTSEFYWHEGHTAHASEAEAQAEVRMILDLYHEFCRDVLALPVVRGEKTASERFAGATATYSIEGMMRDGKALQAGTSHYLGQKFSKAFNVKFQTRDQKEDFAYTTSWAISSRIIGAIIMTHGDDKGLMMPPNIAPIQVVIIPVGRKDNFDQMVEEAEKLASELRAQGVRVKVDKRDGVTNGFKYNDWELKGIPVRLELGPRDLEQGVVVVKNRTSDDKETLPRAEAVSGIQARLDGVQASLLQRATDFMLENTVTVDTYEEFKAAIEDGKWVRAFHCGDAESEKAIKDDTKATVRNIPLDDAEFFAEREEGVCVHTGKPAAYGKRVIFGRQY, from the coding sequence ATGACCGACAACAAGGCCCAACAATACGGCGTCACGCCCCAGAGCGTGGATTTCAACGATTGGTACAACGAAGTGGTCAAGAAGGCCGACCTCGCCGACAACAGCCCGGTGGCCGGCGCGATGGTGATCAAGCCCTACGGCTCGGCGCTGTGGGAGCGGATCGTACGCTGGCTCGACGACCGCTTCAAGGCCACCAACCACGAATCGCTGGTGTTTCCGACATTGATTCCGATGAGCTTCATCATGAAGGAAGCCGACCACGTCGAGGGCTTCGCGCCGGAACTGTTCACCGTGAACAAGATCGGCACCGAGGTGCTGGCCGAGCCGTACGTGATGCGCCCCACCTCCGAGACGATCATCGGGCACATGTGGAGCCAGTGGCTCAATTCCTACCGCGACCTGCCGTTTTTGCACTACCAGTGGGGCAGCGTCTTTAGGGCCGAGCTACGGACCAAGGCTTTCCTGCGCACCAGCGAGTTCTACTGGCACGAGGGCCACACCGCCCACGCCAGCGAGGCCGAAGCGCAGGCCGAGGTACGGATGATTCTGGACCTCTACCACGAGTTCTGCCGCGACGTGCTGGCCCTGCCGGTGGTGCGCGGCGAGAAGACCGCGTCCGAGCGCTTTGCCGGTGCGACCGCCACCTACTCGATCGAGGGCATGATGCGCGACGGCAAGGCGCTGCAGGCCGGCACCAGCCACTACCTGGGGCAGAAATTCAGCAAGGCCTTCAACGTCAAGTTCCAGACCCGCGACCAGAAGGAAGACTTCGCCTACACGACCTCGTGGGCGATCTCCAGCCGCATCATCGGGGCGATCATCATGACCCACGGTGACGACAAGGGCCTGATGATGCCGCCGAACATCGCGCCGATTCAGGTGGTGATCATTCCGGTGGGCCGCAAGGACAACTTCGACCAGATGGTGGAGGAAGCCGAGAAGCTGGCCTCGGAGTTGCGCGCCCAGGGGGTGCGGGTCAAGGTGGACAAGCGCGACGGCGTGACCAACGGCTTCAAGTACAACGACTGGGAACTCAAGGGCATTCCGGTGCGCCTCGAGCTCGGTCCCCGCGATCTGGAGCAGGGCGTGGTGGTGGTGAAAAACCGCACCAGCGACGACAAGGAAACCCTGCCCCGCGCCGAAGCGGTGAGCGGCATCCAGGCCCGGCTGGACGGGGTTCAGGCCTCCTTGCTTCAGCGCGCCACCGACTTCATGCTGGAAAACACCGTCACGGTGGACACCTACGAGGAGTTCAAGGCCGCCATCGAGGACGGCAAATGGGTGCGCGCCTTCCACTGCGGCGACGCCGAGAGCGAGAAGGCGATCAAGGACGACACCAAGGCGACGGTGCGCAACATCCCGCTCGACGACGCCGAGTTCTTCGCCGAGCGGGAAGAGGGCGTCTGCGTGCACACCGGCAAGCCCGCCGCCTACGGCAAGCGGGTGATCTTCGGCCGGCAGTACTGA
- the zapE gene encoding cell division protein ZapE — MIDLTARRPSLTPEQLTQGLAPSARFGQVSFGTYRPNPEFPSQTQARDALEAFAAQAGQGKHKSGTFRLFRRSPPEGQGLYLDGGFGVGKTHLLASTYHAAVTRPRPAKAALMSFQDLMYIIGALGMTKAVEAFKDHDLLLIDEFELDDPGNTHMAHTFLSQLMPGGTSVVTTSNTEPGALGQGRFNARDFERQIQGIAGRFQNLRLDGPDYRQRGAAPAQIMNEAEFGAWRERQNPATLAVLTHRDLSRLLIDVHPSRFAKLLSGAEAVGVEQLFAMRDQNVALRFVHFIDKLYDLGLQAAFTGTPLPQLFDAAYRHGAYAKKYSRALSRLSELLAEARAQLNGEAPTAR; from the coding sequence GTGATTGACCTCACCGCCCGCCGCCCCAGCCTGACGCCGGAGCAGCTCACCCAGGGGCTCGCGCCCAGCGCCCGCTTCGGACAGGTCAGCTTCGGGACGTACCGTCCCAACCCCGAGTTTCCCTCGCAGACGCAGGCCAGAGACGCGCTGGAGGCGTTCGCCGCGCAGGCCGGACAGGGCAAGCACAAGTCCGGTACCTTCCGGCTGTTTCGCCGCTCCCCGCCGGAAGGCCAGGGCCTGTACCTCGACGGGGGCTTCGGGGTGGGCAAAACGCACCTGCTCGCCAGCACCTACCACGCCGCCGTCACGCGGCCCAGACCGGCCAAGGCGGCGCTGATGAGTTTTCAGGACCTGATGTACATCATCGGCGCGCTGGGCATGACCAAAGCGGTGGAGGCCTTCAAGGACCACGACCTGCTGCTCATCGACGAATTCGAGCTCGACGACCCCGGCAACACCCACATGGCGCATACCTTTCTCAGCCAGCTGATGCCCGGCGGCACCTCGGTGGTGACCACCAGCAACACCGAACCCGGCGCGCTGGGCCAGGGCCGCTTCAACGCCCGCGATTTCGAGCGCCAGATTCAGGGCATCGCCGGGCGCTTTCAGAACCTGCGCCTCGACGGCCCGGATTACCGGCAGCGCGGCGCGGCGCCGGCCCAGATCATGAACGAGGCGGAATTCGGCGCCTGGCGCGAGCGGCAAAATCCCGCCACGCTGGCCGTGCTCACCCACCGCGACCTGAGCCGCCTGCTCATTGACGTTCACCCCTCGCGCTTCGCCAAGCTGCTCTCGGGGGCCGAAGCGGTGGGTGTCGAGCAGCTCTTTGCCATGCGCGACCAGAACGTGGCCCTGCGCTTCGTGCATTTCATCGACAAGCTCTACGATCTGGGCCTGCAGGCGGCCTTCACCGGCACGCCCCTGCCGCAGCTGTTCGACGCGGCCTACCGCCACGGCGCCTACGCCAAGAAGTACAGCCGGGCGCTTTCGCGCCTCTCCGAGCTGCTGGCCGAGGCCAGGGCGCAGCTCAATGGTGAGGCGCCGACAGCGAGATGA
- a CDS encoding type I phosphomannose isomerase catalytic subunit, with the protein MTVPASRPPLLYKLLPQYHARVWGGHALKAVPEGETPIGEAWVVFEGNGVDGGPRDGQTVRDLLSELGDTLLGQGMSRRFGGRFPLLIKLLDCADWLSVQVHPNDEQARELVGEGEFGKTEAWNFLKVEPGAKILAGVKLGTSPQALAQAIRGGEVLQVAEEKTVQAGDTVFIAAGTLHALGPGMLLYEVQQSSDTTYRVYDWDRPASAGRQLHLEESVQVTRADLQADVLPWPPLGAAEAATVAECPYFRLEVAEIEAGQRLDADTQGLSLHALTVQSGELEVTTAQDTLTLGPLETVLVSAHAGPYLLRALGQDVRLLRVSLPPEAEQLAAGD; encoded by the coding sequence ATGACCGTTCCCGCCTCCCGACCGCCCCTGCTCTACAAACTCCTGCCCCAGTACCACGCCCGCGTCTGGGGCGGCCACGCGCTCAAGGCAGTGCCCGAAGGCGAAACGCCCATCGGCGAAGCCTGGGTGGTGTTCGAAGGCAACGGAGTAGACGGCGGCCCCCGCGACGGGCAGACGGTCCGTGATTTGCTGAGCGAACTCGGCGACACCCTGTTGGGCCAAGGCATGTCACGGCGCTTCGGCGGGCGCTTTCCGCTGCTGATCAAACTGCTCGACTGCGCAGACTGGCTGAGCGTGCAGGTCCACCCCAACGACGAGCAGGCCCGGGAGCTGGTGGGCGAGGGCGAATTCGGCAAGACCGAGGCCTGGAATTTCCTGAAGGTGGAACCGGGAGCCAAGATTCTGGCCGGTGTCAAACTCGGCACCTCGCCGCAGGCGCTGGCCCAGGCGATTCGCGGCGGCGAGGTGCTCCAGGTGGCCGAGGAGAAGACGGTGCAGGCCGGCGACACGGTCTTTATCGCCGCCGGCACGCTGCACGCGCTGGGGCCGGGAATGCTGCTCTACGAGGTGCAGCAGAGCAGCGACACCACCTACCGCGTCTACGACTGGGACCGGCCTGCCAGCGCCGGACGCCAGTTGCATCTCGAGGAATCGGTGCAGGTCACCCGCGCCGATCTGCAGGCCGACGTGCTGCCCTGGCCCCCGCTGGGCGCGGCGGAAGCGGCCACCGTCGCCGAGTGCCCCTACTTCCGGCTGGAAGTGGCCGAGATCGAGGCGGGCCAGCGGCTCGACGCCGACACCCAGGGGCTGAGCCTGCACGCCCTGACGGTGCAGAGCGGCGAACTCGAAGTCACCACCGCCCAGGACACCCTGACGCTGGGGCCGCTCGAAACGGTGCTCGTCTCGGCCCACGCCGGCCCCTACCTGCTGCGGGCGCTCGGGCAGGACGTGCGGCTGTTGCGCGTCAGCTTGCCGCCCGAAGCCGAGCAGTTGGCCGCCGGTGATTGA
- a CDS encoding Rho termination factor N-terminal domain-containing protein has translation MPDAWSDKDERLYQHVKDSEQQRGESEDRAEEIAARTVNKHRREEGRTPNKRTQGTGNPNHALTDLTRDELYNRAKEAEIKGRSKMSKAELVQALQR, from the coding sequence ATGCCAGACGCCTGGAGCGACAAAGACGAACGCCTCTACCAGCATGTCAAGGACAGCGAGCAGCAGCGCGGCGAGAGCGAGGACCGCGCCGAGGAGATCGCCGCCCGCACCGTCAACAAGCACCGCCGCGAGGAAGGCCGCACCCCCAACAAGCGCACCCAGGGCACCGGCAACCCCAACCACGCCCTGACCGACCTCACCCGCGACGAGTTGTACAACCGCGCCAAGGAAGCCGAGATCAAGGGCCGCAGCAAGATGAGCAAGGCCGAACTGGTGCAGGCGCTGCAACGGTAA
- a CDS encoding YwbE family protein has translation MTPPPPRSQIRPGLTVDVIQKHHQASGQLTRGVVAALLTSSSSHPHGIKVRLTSGVVGRVQAVVTPES, from the coding sequence ATGACCCCTCCTCCGCCCCGTTCCCAGATTCGCCCCGGCCTCACCGTGGACGTGATTCAGAAGCACCACCAGGCCAGCGGCCAGCTCACCCGCGGCGTGGTGGCGGCGCTGCTGACCAGTTCTTCCAGCCACCCGCACGGCATCAAGGTGCGCCTGACCTCCGGCGTGGTGGGCCGGGTGCAGGCAGTGGTGACGCCGGAGAGCTGA
- a CDS encoding haloacid dehalogenase type II, producing the protein MAAPIVFLDVNETLLDLSALDPLFGNAFGEVLARKQWFQTVLQLALTHTVTGEYRDFSALGRAALTALGQLRQQAVPEGLADGLARTMKALPPHPDTREGLERLREGGARLYALTNNKLDVLEAQLEHAGLRDLLHGALSVDAVRTLKPGRAAYEYGLREAGAEAAQSWLIAAHGWDITGAKAAGLNTAFVERAGQAQNPLARAEVSGGLVEVVNALLEAGA; encoded by the coding sequence ATGGCTGCTCCCATCGTGTTTCTCGACGTCAACGAAACGCTGCTCGACCTGTCGGCGCTCGATCCGCTGTTCGGCAACGCCTTCGGCGAAGTGCTGGCCCGCAAGCAGTGGTTTCAGACGGTGCTGCAACTGGCCCTGACCCACACCGTGACCGGCGAGTACCGCGACTTCTCGGCGCTGGGCCGGGCCGCCCTGACGGCGCTGGGGCAGCTGCGCCAGCAAGCGGTCCCGGAGGGACTGGCCGACGGGCTGGCCCGCACCATGAAAGCGCTGCCGCCGCACCCCGACACCCGCGAAGGGCTGGAACGGCTGCGTGAAGGCGGCGCAAGGCTGTATGCCCTGACCAACAACAAACTCGACGTGCTGGAAGCCCAGCTGGAGCACGCCGGGCTGCGCGACCTGCTGCACGGCGCGCTGTCGGTGGACGCGGTGCGAACGCTCAAGCCGGGGCGGGCCGCCTATGAGTACGGCCTGCGTGAAGCGGGCGCGGAGGCCGCCCAGAGCTGGCTGATCGCCGCGCACGGCTGGGACATCACCGGGGCGAAGGCGGCGGGCCTGAACACCGCCTTCGTCGAGCGGGCCGGGCAGGCGCAGAACCCGCTGGCCCGGGCGGAGGTGAGTGGCGGGCTGGTGGAAGTGGTGAACGCACTCCTGGAAGCCGGAGCATGA
- the purF gene encoding amidophosphoribosyltransferase, translating into MILDPFQVAPEEYGDDKPHDECGVFGMYSPQPLDLAWLTYLGIFALQHRGQEAAGMAVSDGDKFHVEKDLGLVTQVFDERRLDSVRLANARVSIGHVRYSTTGSNLRFNAQPLTTRTNKGILGLAHNGNFVNAREVRNMMLMEGALFATTNDSEVMLNLIARESHMDLVEATASAMQQLQGGYACVLMSRTALIGFRDPNGVRPLVIGQRDGPDGAYVIASEPCALFAVGARLLRDVMPGELVWVDRDGLHSLMVHPGQPTPCSFEWIYFARSDSRLDGVDTHESRIRMGEQLAREFPVDADIVVPVPDSGMGAAIGYARESGIPFDYGLYKNPFAGRTFLAPTQEARDLKVKMKLSPTSAVRGKRVVLIDDSIVRGTTSRQIVNLLREAGASEVHFRVSSPPIKHPCFYGIDTAARKELVASTHSVEEIRELIGADSLSFISERGLREAVGGPGLCLACFNGEYPAGTPLLNDVDKLALEV; encoded by the coding sequence ATGATCCTCGATCCGTTCCAAGTCGCCCCAGAAGAGTACGGCGACGACAAACCCCACGACGAATGCGGCGTGTTCGGCATGTACTCGCCGCAGCCCCTGGACCTCGCCTGGCTGACCTACCTGGGCATCTTCGCCCTGCAGCACCGGGGGCAGGAAGCGGCGGGCATGGCCGTGTCGGACGGCGACAAGTTCCACGTCGAAAAAGACCTAGGTCTGGTGACGCAGGTGTTCGACGAGCGGCGGCTGGACAGTGTGCGGCTCGCCAATGCCCGCGTCAGCATCGGGCACGTGCGCTACTCGACCACCGGCAGCAATCTGCGCTTCAACGCCCAGCCGCTGACCACCCGCACCAACAAGGGCATCCTGGGGCTGGCCCACAACGGCAACTTCGTGAACGCCCGCGAAGTCCGCAACATGATGCTGATGGAAGGGGCGCTGTTCGCCACCACCAACGACAGTGAAGTGATGCTCAACCTGATCGCCCGCGAGAGCCACATGGACCTGGTCGAGGCCACCGCCAGCGCCATGCAGCAGCTTCAGGGCGGCTACGCCTGCGTGCTGATGAGCCGCACCGCCCTAATCGGCTTCCGTGACCCCAACGGGGTGCGCCCGCTGGTGATCGGGCAGCGCGACGGCCCCGACGGCGCCTACGTGATTGCCTCGGAGCCGTGCGCGCTGTTCGCGGTGGGGGCCAGACTGCTGCGCGACGTCATGCCCGGCGAACTCGTCTGGGTAGACAGAGACGGCCTGCACAGTTTGATGGTGCATCCCGGCCAGCCGACACCCTGCTCGTTCGAGTGGATTTACTTTGCCCGTTCCGACAGCCGCCTCGACGGGGTGGACACCCACGAAAGCCGCATCCGCATGGGTGAGCAGCTGGCCCGCGAGTTTCCGGTGGACGCCGACATCGTGGTGCCGGTGCCGGATTCGGGGATGGGCGCGGCCATCGGTTACGCGCGCGAGAGCGGCATTCCCTTCGACTACGGCCTGTACAAGAACCCGTTCGCGGGCCGCACCTTCCTGGCACCCACCCAGGAAGCCCGCGACCTCAAGGTCAAGATGAAGCTCTCGCCCACCAGCGCGGTGCGGGGCAAGCGGGTGGTGCTGATCGACGACAGCATCGTGCGCGGCACCACCAGCCGCCAGATCGTGAACCTGCTGCGCGAGGCCGGCGCCAGCGAGGTGCATTTCCGGGTGTCGAGCCCGCCGATCAAGCACCCCTGCTTTTACGGCATCGACACGGCGGCCCGCAAGGAACTCGTCGCCAGCACCCACAGCGTGGAGGAAATCCGCGAGCTGATCGGGGCCGACAGCCTGAGTTTCATCTCCGAGCGTGGCCTGCGCGAAGCGGTCGGCGGGCCGGGGCTGTGTCTGGCCTGCTTCAACGGCGAGTACCCGGCCGGCACGCCGCTCCTCAACGACGTGGACAAACTGGCGCTGGAAGTTTAA
- the purL gene encoding phosphoribosylformylglycinamidine synthase subunit PurL, whose amino-acid sequence MTPATSALPSLRERAATFGLSDSEYDLLVQRIGRHPNALEAAIVGAMWSEHCGYKNSRPLFKAFPTEGPQVLQGPGENAGVVDIGDGWGVAFKMESHNHPSAVEPVQGAATGVGGILRDIFAMGARPFAVLDSLRFGDPASPRTRFLVNGVVEGISHYGNAIGVPTVGGEVTFHPSYQENPLVNVMALGLLRHEDLAKGTMGEVGNVIVYVGSKTGRDGLGGAVFASADLSDASQADRPAVQVGDPFMEKLLLEATLEAIQAGVVAGVQDMGAAGLVSSTCEMAYRAGLGITMNLDDVPTRESGMVPMELCLSESQERMILVPVPGREQELYDLLEKWELDVVNIGQVEEHHNYRLLWKGEVVCDLPVDLLNEAPKYTRQGVESPEIKAARERDLSGIAVPDDLGAVLLQLLSHPTIASKRPIFERYDHQVMTNTVVVPGAADAAVLRVRGSGMGVAATSDCNPRFVQLDPYVGAAAAVAEAARNLACVGATPLAITDNLNFGNPYRPEVYYQLEQAVQGIGDACRALNTPVTGGNVSLYNQYVEAGRTVAIHPTPTIGMVGVLPDIEQRATLALKGEGQVLYLLGEVGDSIGASQYLETVHGLEAGQVPPLDLGLEQRVIDGALQLIRAGLTTTAHDCAEGGLAVALSEMAIAGNVGLTVELSTDARPDAALFGEAHSRIVLAVDAGKAARVEAELAHLQVPFARLGQSGGENVTISLPRQRVELSVTLSELRAAYEEPLRAVLA is encoded by the coding sequence ATGACTCCGGCCACTTCGGCGCTGCCGTCACTGCGTGAGCGGGCCGCCACCTTCGGGCTCAGCGACAGCGAATACGACCTGCTCGTTCAGCGCATCGGGCGCCATCCCAACGCGCTGGAAGCCGCCATCGTCGGCGCGATGTGGTCCGAGCATTGCGGCTACAAGAATTCGCGGCCCCTCTTCAAGGCCTTTCCCACCGAGGGGCCGCAGGTGCTGCAGGGTCCCGGCGAGAACGCGGGGGTGGTGGACATCGGGGACGGCTGGGGCGTGGCCTTCAAGATGGAGTCGCACAACCACCCCTCGGCCGTCGAGCCGGTGCAGGGCGCGGCGACCGGTGTGGGCGGCATCCTGCGCGACATCTTCGCCATGGGCGCGCGGCCTTTTGCCGTGCTCGATTCGCTGCGGTTCGGCGACCCCGCCAGCCCCCGCACCAGGTTTCTGGTGAACGGCGTGGTGGAAGGCATCTCGCACTACGGCAACGCTATCGGCGTGCCCACCGTGGGCGGTGAAGTCACCTTTCACCCCAGCTACCAGGAAAACCCGCTGGTCAACGTGATGGCGCTGGGATTGCTGCGCCACGAGGACCTCGCCAAGGGCACCATGGGCGAGGTCGGCAACGTGATCGTGTACGTGGGCAGCAAGACCGGGCGCGACGGTCTGGGCGGCGCGGTGTTCGCCTCGGCCGACCTCTCGGACGCTTCGCAGGCCGACCGGCCCGCCGTGCAGGTGGGCGACCCCTTTATGGAAAAGCTGCTGCTGGAAGCCACGCTGGAAGCCATTCAGGCCGGGGTGGTGGCGGGCGTACAGGACATGGGCGCCGCCGGGCTGGTCAGCTCGACGTGCGAGATGGCCTACCGCGCCGGGCTGGGCATCACCATGAACCTGGACGACGTGCCGACCCGCGAAAGCGGCATGGTGCCGATGGAACTGTGCCTCAGCGAGTCGCAGGAGCGCATGATCCTGGTGCCGGTGCCGGGCCGCGAGCAGGAACTCTACGACCTGCTGGAGAAGTGGGAACTCGACGTGGTCAACATCGGGCAGGTGGAGGAACATCACAACTACCGCCTGCTGTGGAAAGGCGAGGTGGTCTGCGACCTGCCGGTGGACCTGCTCAACGAAGCGCCCAAGTACACCCGCCAGGGCGTGGAGTCGCCGGAGATCAAAGCGGCCCGCGAGCGCGACCTGAGCGGCATTGCCGTGCCGGACGATCTGGGCGCGGTGCTCCTGCAACTGCTCTCACACCCCACCATTGCCAGCAAGCGCCCGATCTTCGAGCGCTACGACCATCAGGTGATGACCAACACGGTGGTCGTGCCGGGCGCCGCCGACGCCGCCGTTCTGCGGGTGCGCGGCTCGGGCATGGGCGTGGCGGCCACCTCGGACTGCAATCCGCGCTTCGTGCAGCTCGATCCGTATGTCGGTGCGGCGGCGGCGGTGGCCGAGGCCGCCCGTAACCTGGCCTGCGTGGGGGCCACTCCGCTGGCGATTACCGACAACCTCAACTTCGGCAATCCCTACCGCCCGGAGGTGTACTACCAGCTTGAGCAGGCGGTGCAGGGCATCGGCGACGCCTGCCGGGCGCTGAACACCCCGGTGACCGGCGGGAACGTCAGCTTGTACAACCAGTACGTCGAGGCGGGGCGCACCGTCGCCATTCACCCCACCCCGACCATCGGGATGGTGGGCGTGCTGCCGGACATCGAGCAGCGGGCCACCCTGGCGCTGAAGGGCGAGGGTCAGGTGCTGTATTTGCTCGGCGAAGTCGGCGACAGCATCGGCGCCTCGCAGTACCTCGAAACGGTGCATGGCCTGGAAGCCGGGCAGGTGCCGCCGCTGGACCTGGGGCTGGAGCAGCGAGTCATCGACGGCGCGCTGCAACTGATCCGCGCCGGGCTGACCACCACCGCGCACGACTGCGCCGAGGGCGGGCTCGCCGTGGCGCTTTCGGAGATGGCAATCGCCGGCAACGTGGGCCTGACAGTGGAGCTGAGCACCGACGCCCGGCCCGACGCCGCCCTCTTCGGCGAAGCGCACAGCCGTATCGTGTTGGCAGTAGACGCGGGCAAGGCAGCGCGGGTCGAGGCCGAGCTGGCTCACCTGCAAGTCCCGTTTGCCCGGTTGGGTCAGAGCGGCGGTGAGAATGTGACCATTTCCCTGCCCCGGCAGCGCGTAGAGTTGAGCGTAACCCTCTCAGAGTTGAGAGCTGCTTACGAAGAACCGCTCAGAGCTGTGCTGGCCTGA
- a CDS encoding DinB family protein, translating into MMDLQTFLADQYEMELAAFRAALDSFPDPEFTTATLGHAPAWHALHIADWLRLTALQDRTSNYHHLGWEDREWVQQLGSGPAPLEEAAGKAAVLSRLDEIGEQTVTFLRGMTPADLGGMTFSPSAPTGERPILAALGLHLRHIGYHRGQLQLLRKVGA; encoded by the coding sequence ATGATGGATCTGCAGACTTTCCTGGCCGATCAATACGAGATGGAGCTGGCCGCCTTCCGCGCGGCGCTCGACAGCTTTCCGGACCCTGAGTTCACTACGGCCACCCTCGGGCACGCCCCGGCCTGGCACGCGCTGCACATCGCCGACTGGCTGCGCCTGACCGCCCTGCAGGACCGCACCTCCAACTACCACCACCTCGGCTGGGAAGACCGCGAGTGGGTGCAGCAGCTGGGAAGCGGACCCGCCCCGCTGGAAGAGGCAGCGGGCAAAGCAGCGGTGCTCTCGCGCCTCGACGAGATCGGCGAGCAGACCGTGACCTTTCTGCGCGGCATGACGCCCGCCGACCTCGGCGGCATGACCTTCTCGCCGAGCGCGCCGACCGGCGAGCGCCCGATTCTGGCGGCGCTGGGCTTGCACCTGCGCCACATCGGCTACCACCGCGGGCAACTCCAACTGCTCAGGAAAGTGGGCGCATGA
- the purQ gene encoding phosphoribosylformylglycinamidine synthase subunit PurQ: protein MNVAVIQFPGSNCDADALHAAQALLDPASRFVWHSEAGLPSGTDLVFLPGGFSYGDHLRSGAVAARSPIMQAVKAHAERGGYVLGVCNGFQVLTEAGLLPGALSRNRELHFLCRPVHLRVENAQTAFTSAYKAGQTIEIPIAHGEGNYYADAEPLARLEGEGQVVFRYLDNPNGSLNDIAGIISERGNVLGMMPHPERAVEALLGSEDGQGLFRSLKGALVK from the coding sequence GTGAACGTCGCGGTGATTCAGTTTCCCGGCTCCAACTGCGACGCCGATGCCCTGCACGCCGCCCAGGCGCTGCTCGACCCCGCTTCGCGCTTCGTGTGGCACAGCGAGGCCGGGCTGCCCAGCGGCACCGATCTGGTGTTTTTGCCGGGCGGCTTTTCCTACGGCGACCACCTGAGAAGCGGCGCGGTGGCGGCCCGCAGCCCGATCATGCAGGCGGTGAAGGCCCACGCCGAGCGCGGCGGCTACGTACTGGGGGTGTGCAACGGCTTTCAGGTGCTGACCGAAGCGGGCCTGCTGCCCGGCGCCCTCTCGCGCAACCGCGAACTGCACTTTCTGTGTCGGCCGGTGCATCTGCGGGTGGAAAACGCCCAGACCGCCTTCACCTCGGCCTATAAAGCGGGCCAGACCATCGAGATTCCCATCGCCCACGGCGAAGGCAACTACTACGCCGACGCCGAGCCCCTGGCCCGGCTGGAAGGCGAGGGACAGGTGGTCTTTCGTTACCTCGACAACCCCAACGGCAGCCTGAATGACATCGCCGGGATCATCAGCGAGCGCGGCAACGTGCTGGGCATGATGCCGCACCCGGAGCGGGCGGTGGAAGCGCTGCTCGGCAGCGAAGACGGGCAGGGCCTGTTTCGCAGCCTCAAAGGAGCACTCGTCAAATGA
- the purS gene encoding phosphoribosylformylglycinamidine synthase subunit PurS, translating to MPQYHAKVFVTLKPSILDPQGRTVERALAHLGQPVSGVRVGKYIELQLSGERHEVETRLQDMAVNVLSNPVMEDVRWELEETREVAGA from the coding sequence ATGCCCCAGTACCATGCCAAAGTCTTCGTGACCCTCAAACCTTCGATTCTCGATCCGCAGGGCCGCACCGTCGAGCGGGCCTTAGCGCACCTGGGCCAGCCGGTCAGCGGCGTGCGGGTGGGCAAGTACATCGAGCTCCAGCTCTCGGGCGAGCGCCATGAGGTCGAAACCCGCCTGCAGGACATGGCCGTCAACGTGCTGAGCAACCCAGTGATGGAGGACGTGCGCTGGGAACTCGAAGAAACGCGGGAAGTGGCCGGGGCGTGA
- the purC gene encoding phosphoribosylaminoimidazolesuccinocarboxamide synthase: MTTADRGELKYEGKAKRVYATGVPGEYIVEFKDDATAFNAQKRGSWQGKGATNNAITAALYPKLEAAGIPTHFIGQLSATEQRVKAVSIVPVEIVVRNVAAGSFAKRLGLEEGTPLARPVIDYCYKSDALGDPLINTDTAVALGWASEEDLKRIRELTLKIRDFLVAFFERRGVRLIDFKLEFGKLPDGEIVLADEISPDTCRFWDLQTNEKMDKDRFRRDLGGVEDAYAEMLRRVTQPD; this comes from the coding sequence ATGACCACCGCAGACAGAGGCGAACTCAAGTACGAGGGCAAGGCCAAACGGGTCTACGCTACCGGCGTGCCCGGCGAGTACATTGTGGAGTTCAAGGACGACGCCACCGCCTTCAACGCCCAGAAACGCGGCTCGTGGCAGGGCAAGGGCGCCACCAACAACGCCATCACGGCGGCGCTCTACCCGAAACTCGAAGCGGCGGGCATCCCGACGCACTTCATCGGGCAGCTCTCGGCGACCGAGCAGCGTGTGAAGGCCGTAAGCATCGTGCCGGTGGAGATCGTGGTGCGCAACGTCGCCGCCGGCAGCTTCGCCAAACGCCTGGGCCTGGAGGAAGGCACGCCGCTCGCGCGCCCGGTGATCGACTACTGCTACAAATCCGACGCGCTGGGCGATCCCCTGATCAACACCGACACCGCCGTGGCGCTCGGCTGGGCCAGCGAGGAAGACCTGAAACGAATTCGCGAACTGACCCTCAAGATCCGCGACTTTCTGGTGGCCTTCTTCGAGCGGCGCGGCGTGCGCCTGATCGACTTCAAGCTGGAATTCGGCAAGCTGCCGGACGGCGAGATCGTGCTGGCCGACGAGATCAGCCCCGACACCTGCCGCTTCTGGGACCTCCAGACCAACGAGAAGATGGACAAGGACCGTTTCCGCCGCGACCTGGGCGGCGTGGAAGACGCCTACGCCGAGATGCTGCGCCGGGTGACGCAGCCGGACTGA